One Arachis hypogaea cultivar Tifrunner unplaced genomic scaffold, arahy.Tifrunner.gnm2.J5K5 arahy.Tifrunner.gnm2.scaffold_327, whole genome shotgun sequence DNA segment encodes these proteins:
- the LOC114927371 gene encoding uncharacterized protein, which produces MKLLKAIANVIVSGFSGQLKGWWDNYLSDNQKYSIFSAIKVNDQEPDEPIPDAVNTLIFTIASHFIGDPSLWKDRSAELLSNLRCKTLSDFRWYKDTFLTRVYTREDSQQPFWKEKFLAGLPKSLGDKVRDKIRSLTPDGIIPYDELSYGQLISFIQKVALKICQDDKIQRQLAREKTQNRIDLGTFCEQFGLPACHPRKSKRPSNRKVFIKPNPEKNFRRSRKGFQNPKNEKNFQKNFQNYPQKNPIICYTCKKLDILANTAG; this is translated from the coding sequence ATGAAACTTCTGAAAGCAATAGCCAATGTTATTGTTTCTGGTTTCAGTGGCCAACTCAAAGGATGGTGGGATAACTACCTTTCGGATAACCAAAAATACTCAATCttctctgccataaaagtcaatgATCAGGAACCGGATGAACCCATCCCCGATGCTGTTAATACCCTAATCTTTACCATAGCAAGCCATTTCATTGGTGATCCATCTCTCTGGAAAGATCGTTCGGCTGAACTACTTTCCAATCTCAGATGCAAAACTTTGTCTGATTTCCGGTGGTATAAAGACACCTTTCTTACCAGGGTTTACACCAGAGAAGATAGTCAACaacctttttggaaagaaaagTTCCTTGCTGGACTCCCAAAATCTCTTGGAGATAAAGTAAGGGACAAAATACGTAGCTTAACCCCGGATGGGATAATACCCTATGACGAGTTAAGTTATGGTCAACTAATTTCTTTTATCCAGAAGGTTGCTCTAAAGATTTGTCAAGATGACAAAATCCAAAGGCAACTTGCTCGAGAAAAAACCCAAAATCGTATTGATCTGGGAACTTTCTGTGAACAATTCGGTCTTCCTGCTTGTCAtccaagaaaatccaaaagacCATCCAATCGAAAAGTTTTTATTAAACCTAATCCTGAAAAGAATTTCAGAAGGTCTAGAAAAGGTTttcaaaaccctaaaaatgaaaagaatttccaAAAGAATTTCCAAAATTACCCACAAAAGAACCCCATTATTTGCTATACATGTAAAAAACTGGACATATTAGCAAATACTGCCGGTTAA